In Arthrobacter sp. SLBN-83, one DNA window encodes the following:
- a CDS encoding sensor histidine kinase gives MAIFTDPIREHADFGPGDAEWLHLLVGDWQMVADLAFADLALWFPHPELGYIALAHVRPSTTHTAFHSDFVGEGIRSDLQPLVEKAWNSRTIERSSETNWNSEMALRVEAVPMVRNGRTLAVVTTHMDLSSSRMPSRLELTYRQCAYDLLRMGTLGLWPDFASPTGSRRGAPRVGDGLIRLDADGVVQYASPNGVSAFRRLGDGESLEGRSLAEVTAGLLKDRRMVDETLPLVVTGRMPWRSEIESRGVSLSLRAIPLRDEQQRFGALVLCRDVSELRRREMELVTKDATIREIHHRVKNNLQTVAALLRMQSRRMVSDEAKQGLEQAMRRVATIALVHETLSQGLTQSVDFDELIGRQFRLSAEVASPSQQVRTERAGTFGELPSDLATPLALVINELVTNAVEHGLEGRAGTVWLVADRSEGEDGEELTVTIADDGVGLPETPHVEGLGLQIVRTLVTSELGGTITWQRREGGGTEVKIRLSLAGK, from the coding sequence GTGGCAATCTTTACGGACCCCATCAGGGAACACGCTGATTTCGGGCCGGGCGATGCCGAGTGGCTGCACCTCCTGGTGGGGGACTGGCAGATGGTGGCGGACTTGGCGTTCGCCGACCTGGCGCTGTGGTTCCCCCACCCGGAACTTGGCTACATCGCCCTGGCACACGTGCGGCCCTCCACCACCCATACGGCGTTCCACAGCGACTTTGTGGGCGAAGGCATCAGGTCCGATCTGCAACCACTTGTGGAGAAGGCGTGGAACAGCAGGACCATCGAGCGTTCCAGCGAGACGAACTGGAACAGCGAGATGGCCCTGCGGGTGGAGGCCGTTCCCATGGTCCGCAACGGCAGGACTCTTGCGGTGGTCACCACCCACATGGACCTGTCCAGCTCCCGGATGCCGTCCCGGCTGGAGCTGACCTACCGGCAGTGCGCGTACGACCTCCTGCGGATGGGAACCCTGGGCCTGTGGCCGGACTTCGCTTCGCCCACAGGGTCCCGCCGGGGTGCTCCCCGCGTGGGGGACGGGCTGATCAGGCTGGATGCCGACGGCGTGGTGCAGTACGCCAGCCCCAATGGCGTGTCGGCCTTCCGGCGGTTGGGTGACGGCGAGTCCCTGGAGGGCCGTTCGCTTGCTGAGGTTACGGCCGGCCTGCTGAAGGACCGCCGGATGGTCGACGAAACCCTGCCGCTGGTAGTGACCGGGCGCATGCCGTGGCGCAGCGAAATTGAGTCCCGGGGGGTGAGCCTGTCCCTGCGGGCCATTCCGCTCCGTGATGAGCAGCAGCGGTTTGGCGCGTTGGTGCTCTGCCGCGACGTCTCCGAATTGCGTCGTCGTGAGATGGAGCTGGTGACCAAGGACGCCACCATTCGGGAGATTCACCACCGGGTCAAGAACAATCTCCAGACGGTGGCCGCACTCCTGCGGATGCAGTCCCGCCGCATGGTGAGCGACGAGGCAAAGCAGGGCTTGGAACAGGCGATGCGACGTGTTGCCACCATTGCACTGGTTCACGAGACCTTGTCGCAGGGCCTTACCCAGAGTGTGGATTTTGATGAGCTGATCGGGCGCCAGTTCCGGCTGTCCGCGGAGGTGGCGTCCCCCTCCCAGCAGGTCCGGACCGAGCGGGCAGGCACATTTGGCGAACTTCCCAGCGATCTCGCAACCCCGCTTGCCCTGGTCATCAACGAACTGGTGACCAACGCCGTGGAGCACGGTCTTGAGGGCAGGGCGGGAACAGTGTGGCTTGTTGCCGACCGGTCCGAAGGCGAGGACGGCGAGGAGTTGACGGTAACCATTGCCGACGACGGCGTGGGACTTCCCGAAACCCCGCACGTTGAGGGACTGGGCCTGCAGATCGTGCGGACCTTGGTCACCAGCGAATTGGGCGGCACCATCACGTGGCAGCGCCGCGAGGGCGGTGGCACGGAAGTCAAGATCCGGCTGAGCCTGGCCGGCAAGTAA
- a CDS encoding WhiB family transcriptional regulator encodes MDWRNRAACLDKDPELFFPVGNTGPALLQIEEAKSVCRRCPVVDTCLQWALESGQDAGVWGGMSEDERRALKRRAARARRAS; translated from the coding sequence ATGGATTGGCGTAATCGCGCAGCGTGCCTCGACAAGGACCCGGAACTGTTCTTCCCCGTTGGGAATACAGGGCCGGCCCTCCTGCAGATCGAGGAAGCCAAGAGCGTCTGCCGGCGGTGCCCCGTCGTGGACACATGCCTGCAGTGGGCGCTGGAATCCGGCCAGGATGCCGGTGTCTGGGGCGGCATGAGCGAAGATGAGCGCCGCGCCCTGAAACGGCGCGCTGCCCGTGCACGCCGTGCCTCCTAG
- a CDS encoding FtsK/SpoIIIE domain-containing protein yields the protein MTFNCTLLAGPGSLEVQPPVELSIDAPLGTSGSVIHQQLVRKFGAGAVTVDGKDLCSLVLGVPPLVEAAILVDCGTAPLRLRPKRPRVCRPSAPLALTVDSGAAAGTVVRLQRGSYSIGRSGTRIVIPDPELSREHARVVVTETDIMLVDLDSANGTYVNGERIRSTVISTDSSIRCGQSNLSLVFAELPARVLADAGKSVADPVVVAGRVEAGNRLVLLVTAVLPLAIGVLLATLTGMWMFLAFSLASAFPVLVTALGGRRQKRELSAAVDAAVEEDKKRRRRCAPPLSLVALAAEWGKETPCDGSGTDGIWLRVGQAEQPPNIRVEPIGAAPVVPSAETAPVLLDPARPLTTVRGPRFATDGVIRSLLMQLAGYPRAGTTRVVVHGTAGNLPLAARYLSTVTLTATASAGFRVVTSSHPPGCERGVLLIRGETSTLEAEHRVREAALRHGWQVLHFLPDDGERPAPDVLLSERHSVALLDLRETVFVPDLAPEEVFTRFCRRLAGEHSGGSEPGRGVPAACGLEQVLPLTPEATAGRWDSSAQDDGLAAPLGLSAAGTKYIDLHADGPHLLVAGTTGSGKSELLRSLTLALALSHPPERVNFFFIDFKGGSGLGPLGSLVHCVGLQTDLSNGEMDRTLTSLRAEVRLRESCLSAARVPDISAYRTTPAARDFVLPHLIIVIDEFRMLVDGAPEALRELLRIAAIGRSLGIHLVMATQRPQGALTADIRANVTSSIALRVQSDMESVDIVNSKAAAAISVDSPGRAFLARGAEAAEEFQAASLAPPSGVTRPAAVEVHRTIDYLAAHGDEPGHGPAAVPTPAQAVEPLTAMVRNLCASQERALPRRPVAPPLPEQLEEPVPGDASRGPATTSPSGVERLETGRRVPLGLMDLPEKQKVEALVWNPARHGHVAFIGSTASGAGEGLELAVHKLMLNPAETHFYLLDATGGFLPMARAARTGAHAGLHELRRGVRILERLARELRQRLSSPAGSPIPLVVVISGWGSWVSAFRSGPLAWAEDLVHDLVRDGARAGITLLLSGERELVTARFFGALPNRFYFPAGSTEESRGMWPRLPSAPAVQGRAAVFGPVSGGGPAVCQFYRTSAPDVAGNPNYLPAASPPFRVEPLPPTITVRQVAAMAGSMRVGHVPEQSLPGQDGVDGGQEGIDGGRRSGLAGTASSGRDRRRHEILLGVSGDEVAPLSFRLPRGGVVAILGSTGSGKTSTLHALKALNPEQSWCSCPEAPDAAGSFWAGLLVQAEAGKVPYGSILLVDDVDLLTPAAVRDLGHLNALGYPAVVTATFSPALLQRVPLIMNSRASGIGLLLCPRSAADGDLFGSRFEIEANPPPGRGVLISGGRSCPLQVAWAGT from the coding sequence ATGACATTCAACTGCACGCTGCTTGCCGGCCCGGGATCACTGGAGGTCCAGCCACCTGTGGAACTATCCATCGATGCCCCGCTTGGCACGTCCGGCTCCGTGATTCACCAGCAGTTGGTGCGGAAGTTTGGCGCAGGCGCTGTCACTGTGGACGGGAAAGATCTTTGCTCCCTGGTGCTGGGCGTTCCACCGCTGGTGGAGGCGGCCATCCTTGTCGATTGTGGCACCGCACCCTTGAGGCTGCGGCCCAAACGTCCACGGGTCTGCCGTCCTTCGGCTCCGCTGGCCCTCACGGTTGACAGCGGAGCGGCAGCGGGGACGGTTGTCCGGCTCCAGCGTGGCAGCTACAGCATTGGCCGCAGCGGCACGAGGATAGTCATTCCGGATCCGGAGCTTTCCCGCGAACACGCCCGCGTGGTCGTTACGGAGACGGACATTATGTTGGTTGACCTGGACAGTGCCAACGGGACATACGTCAACGGGGAGCGGATCCGCAGCACGGTCATCTCCACGGACTCCAGCATCAGGTGTGGGCAGTCGAACCTGTCACTTGTCTTTGCAGAATTGCCTGCACGGGTCCTGGCAGATGCGGGAAAGTCGGTGGCTGACCCGGTCGTGGTGGCCGGCCGGGTCGAGGCCGGTAACCGTCTCGTACTCCTTGTGACCGCGGTTCTGCCCCTGGCAATCGGTGTGCTGCTCGCCACGCTCACCGGCATGTGGATGTTCCTCGCCTTTTCCCTGGCTTCCGCGTTCCCAGTCCTGGTTACCGCACTCGGCGGAAGGCGGCAGAAGCGGGAACTGTCCGCCGCCGTGGATGCCGCTGTCGAGGAAGACAAAAAGCGCCGGCGGCGGTGCGCCCCTCCCCTGTCGCTCGTAGCGTTGGCAGCGGAATGGGGCAAGGAGACGCCCTGTGACGGCTCCGGCACGGATGGCATCTGGCTGCGGGTGGGCCAGGCAGAGCAGCCGCCGAACATCCGGGTCGAACCGATTGGCGCTGCCCCAGTGGTTCCATCGGCCGAAACAGCGCCTGTCCTGCTCGACCCGGCCCGCCCGCTCACCACGGTGCGCGGGCCGCGGTTTGCCACCGACGGGGTCATCCGCTCCCTCCTTATGCAACTGGCGGGGTACCCGCGCGCCGGCACCACCCGCGTCGTCGTCCACGGGACCGCGGGAAACCTGCCACTCGCTGCCCGGTACCTTTCCACGGTGACGCTTACGGCAACAGCCAGTGCCGGGTTCAGGGTCGTGACCAGCAGCCATCCGCCGGGCTGCGAGCGCGGAGTTCTGTTGATTCGGGGAGAAACCTCCACCCTTGAGGCTGAACACCGAGTCCGCGAAGCAGCACTCCGGCACGGGTGGCAGGTTCTGCATTTCCTTCCGGACGATGGGGAACGGCCCGCACCCGATGTCCTTCTATCCGAACGACACTCGGTGGCACTGTTGGACCTCCGCGAGACGGTCTTCGTTCCCGACCTGGCGCCGGAAGAGGTGTTCACCCGTTTTTGCCGGCGCCTTGCAGGCGAACACTCCGGGGGCAGCGAACCGGGCAGGGGTGTGCCGGCTGCGTGCGGCCTCGAACAGGTCCTGCCCCTCACTCCCGAGGCCACCGCCGGCCGCTGGGACTCCAGTGCACAGGATGACGGGCTGGCTGCACCGCTGGGACTGAGTGCAGCCGGAACGAAGTACATCGACCTCCATGCCGACGGACCCCACCTTCTGGTCGCAGGCACCACCGGCTCCGGAAAGTCGGAACTGCTCCGGAGCCTGACGCTTGCCCTCGCCCTGAGCCATCCGCCGGAGCGGGTCAACTTCTTTTTCATTGACTTCAAAGGCGGTTCAGGACTGGGCCCACTGGGCAGCCTGGTGCACTGTGTCGGCTTGCAGACAGACCTTTCCAATGGCGAAATGGATCGGACGCTGACGTCACTCCGCGCCGAAGTGCGGCTTCGGGAGAGTTGCCTTTCAGCCGCCCGCGTCCCGGACATTTCCGCGTACCGCACCACCCCTGCGGCCCGGGACTTTGTCCTCCCCCATCTGATCATCGTCATCGACGAGTTCCGGATGCTGGTTGATGGCGCCCCGGAAGCACTGCGCGAACTGCTGCGGATTGCAGCCATCGGGCGATCGCTCGGCATCCACTTGGTGATGGCAACGCAGCGACCGCAGGGCGCCTTGACGGCAGACATCCGCGCCAACGTCACCTCGAGCATTGCCCTTCGCGTGCAGTCGGATATGGAGTCGGTGGACATCGTCAACTCGAAGGCCGCTGCTGCCATTAGTGTCGACTCGCCGGGCCGCGCCTTCCTGGCCCGCGGAGCGGAGGCGGCAGAGGAGTTCCAGGCAGCTTCCCTTGCCCCACCTTCCGGGGTAACCCGTCCCGCCGCCGTTGAAGTCCACCGGACCATTGACTATCTCGCCGCTCATGGCGACGAACCCGGCCATGGCCCAGCCGCTGTGCCAACCCCCGCGCAGGCGGTGGAACCGCTGACAGCCATGGTTCGGAACCTGTGCGCAAGCCAGGAAAGGGCCCTACCACGAAGGCCTGTAGCTCCGCCCCTGCCCGAGCAACTGGAAGAACCAGTTCCGGGTGACGCCTCCAGGGGCCCGGCAACCACCAGCCCCAGCGGGGTGGAACGTCTGGAGACGGGCCGCCGGGTCCCGCTGGGCTTGATGGATCTGCCGGAAAAGCAAAAAGTAGAAGCCCTGGTGTGGAACCCCGCCCGCCACGGTCACGTTGCATTCATCGGCAGTACCGCTTCCGGCGCCGGAGAAGGCCTGGAACTGGCCGTCCATAAACTGATGCTCAACCCTGCTGAAACCCACTTTTATTTGTTGGACGCCACGGGAGGCTTCCTGCCGATGGCCCGGGCGGCCAGAACGGGCGCTCATGCCGGACTGCACGAGCTGCGGCGGGGAGTGCGCATCCTGGAGCGGCTGGCTCGGGAACTTAGGCAGCGGCTGAGCAGTCCAGCCGGCAGCCCTATACCCCTCGTCGTCGTCATCTCCGGTTGGGGGTCCTGGGTTTCAGCCTTCCGGTCGGGACCGTTGGCCTGGGCTGAGGACCTGGTTCACGACCTCGTTCGTGACGGCGCCAGGGCAGGGATCACGCTGCTGCTCTCCGGCGAGCGCGAGCTGGTAACAGCCAGGTTCTTTGGCGCCCTTCCCAACCGCTTCTACTTTCCGGCCGGTTCCACGGAGGAAAGCCGGGGCATGTGGCCACGGCTGCCCTCGGCCCCGGCCGTCCAGGGCCGGGCAGCAGTCTTTGGCCCTGTCTCCGGCGGCGGCCCCGCAGTCTGCCAGTTTTACCGCACCTCTGCCCCAGACGTCGCCGGCAACCCCAACTACCTGCCTGCCGCATCGCCTCCATTCCGGGTGGAACCCCTCCCGCCGACAATTACGGTCAGGCAGGTTGCAGCGATGGCAGGGTCAATGCGGGTTGGTCATGTCCCCGAACAGTCATTACCAGGCCAGGATGGGGTTGACGGAGGCCAGGAAGGGATTGACGGAGGCCGCCGCTCCGGGTTGGCAGGAACAGCGTCCTCCGGAAGGGACCGCCGCCGGCACGAGATCCTCCTCGGAGTATCCGGGGACGAAGTTGCTCCACTGTCTTTTCGGCTGCCCCGCGGCGGCGTTGTGGCGATCCTTGGCAGCACCGGGAGCGGCAAGACCAGTACCTTGCACGCACTGAAGGCGCTCAACCCGGAGCAGTCCTGGTGCAGCTGTCCTGAAGCTCCGGACGCGGCCGGAAGTTTTTGGGCTGGGCTGCTGGTGCAGGCCGAGGCAGGAAAGGTGCCCTACGGGTCAATTCTCCTTGTTGATGATGTGGACCTGCTCACCCCGGCCGCAGTACGGGACCTGGGCCACCTGAATGCCCTTGGCTACCCAGCCGTGGTCACCGCCACTTTCAGCCCGGCGCTCCTTCAGCGCGTGCCGCTGATCATGAACTCCAGGGCATCGGGCATTGGACTGCTGCTCTGTCCGCGCTCAGCAGCTGACGGCGACCTGTTCGGGAGCCGCTTCGAAATCGAGGCGAATCCCCCGCCCGGCCGCGGCGTGCTGATCTCCGGCGGCCGGTCCTGCCCCCTTCAGGTGGCCTGGGCGGGAACATGA
- a CDS encoding acyltransferase has product MTTIADSADVDAGARIGAGSKVWHLAQIREAARLGENCVIGRGAYIGPGVVLGENCKVQNYALVYEPAVLEAGVFIGPAAVLTNDVFPRAVTPQGALKTEDDWNKVGVTIRQGAAIGARAVCIAPLTIGAWATVAAGAVVTKDVPDFALVAGVPARRIGWVGRAGQPLRQEGGQWICPGTGEAYIEDDGTLRLA; this is encoded by the coding sequence TTGACCACGATTGCTGACAGCGCGGATGTTGATGCCGGAGCCCGCATCGGGGCAGGCAGCAAGGTGTGGCATCTCGCACAGATAAGGGAGGCAGCACGCCTGGGGGAGAACTGCGTCATCGGCCGCGGCGCCTACATAGGGCCTGGAGTGGTCCTGGGGGAGAACTGCAAGGTCCAGAATTACGCGCTGGTGTACGAGCCCGCAGTCCTGGAAGCAGGGGTCTTTATTGGTCCGGCAGCGGTGCTGACAAACGATGTCTTTCCCCGCGCTGTTACCCCCCAGGGCGCCCTCAAAACCGAGGACGACTGGAACAAAGTGGGTGTCACCATCCGGCAGGGGGCCGCCATCGGGGCGCGGGCAGTCTGCATAGCACCCCTGACCATCGGCGCGTGGGCCACGGTGGCGGCAGGCGCCGTCGTCACCAAGGACGTGCCGGACTTTGCGCTCGTTGCCGGGGTACCCGCGCGTCGGATTGGTTGGGTGGGGAGGGCCGGCCAGCCGCTCCGGCAGGAGGGCGGGCAGTGGATCTGTCCCGGTACCGGGGAGGCATACATTGAAGACGACGGGACACTGCGCCTTGCCTGA
- the glf gene encoding UDP-galactopyranose mutase, protein MTADLVIVGSGFFGLTIAEQAATELGLKVVVIDRRHHIGGNAYSEKEEQTGIEIHRYGAHLFHTSNERVWEYVNRFTTFTDYVHKVYGVHKGEVYSLPINLATINQFFRANLTPGEARDLIQEQAGELAGTDPQNLNDKGIQLIGRPLYEAFIKHYTGKQWQTDPKDLPAGIISRLPVRYNYDNRYFNDKYEGLPTNGYTAWIEKMAEHPKIEVRLNTDFFDESHEYSKNKVVGNIPVVYTGPVDRYFDYAEGDLSWRTIDFEEEVLEMGDFQGTSVVNYNDADVPYTRIIEPRHFHPERDYQTEKTVIMREFSRFAEKGDEPYYPVNTSADRERLLKYRDLAAAEKDVLFGGRLGTYKYLDMHMAIGSALSMFDNKIRPHFESGVQLESGGVDA, encoded by the coding sequence GTGACCGCTGACCTCGTCATCGTAGGGTCCGGCTTTTTTGGCCTGACAATCGCAGAACAGGCCGCCACTGAGCTCGGCCTGAAGGTCGTCGTCATCGACCGTCGCCACCACATCGGCGGAAACGCGTACAGCGAAAAGGAAGAGCAGACCGGGATTGAGATCCACCGGTATGGCGCCCACCTTTTCCACACCTCCAACGAGCGGGTGTGGGAGTATGTCAACAGGTTCACCACCTTCACTGACTACGTCCATAAGGTCTACGGCGTCCACAAGGGCGAGGTCTATTCGCTGCCCATCAACCTGGCCACCATCAACCAGTTCTTCCGGGCCAACCTCACCCCCGGCGAGGCCAGGGACCTCATCCAGGAGCAGGCCGGTGAACTGGCAGGAACGGATCCGCAAAACCTGAACGACAAGGGCATCCAGCTCATCGGCCGCCCGCTGTACGAAGCGTTCATCAAGCACTACACGGGCAAGCAGTGGCAGACGGACCCCAAGGACCTGCCCGCCGGCATCATTTCCCGGCTGCCAGTGCGCTACAACTACGACAACCGCTACTTCAACGACAAGTACGAGGGCCTGCCGACCAACGGCTACACCGCATGGATCGAAAAGATGGCGGAGCATCCCAAAATCGAGGTGCGGCTCAACACGGACTTCTTCGACGAATCCCACGAGTACAGCAAGAACAAGGTTGTGGGCAACATCCCGGTCGTCTACACCGGGCCGGTTGACCGCTACTTCGACTACGCCGAGGGCGACCTGTCCTGGCGCACCATCGACTTCGAGGAAGAAGTCCTGGAGATGGGTGACTTCCAGGGCACGTCCGTTGTGAACTACAACGACGCCGATGTTCCCTACACCCGCATCATCGAACCCCGCCACTTCCACCCGGAGCGCGACTACCAGACCGAAAAGACGGTCATCATGCGCGAGTTTTCCCGTTTCGCAGAGAAGGGCGACGAGCCCTACTACCCGGTCAACACCTCCGCGGACAGGGAGCGCCTGCTCAAGTACCGCGACCTGGCAGCGGCTGAGAAGGACGTCCTGTTCGGCGGCCGGCTGGGCACCTACAAGTACCTGGACATGCACATGGCCATCGGGTCCGCGTTGAGCATGTTCGATAACAAGATCAGGCCGCACTTCGAAAGCGGCGTACAGCTTGAAAGCGGGGGAGTCGACGCATGA
- a CDS encoding glycosyltransferase, producing MSVPTDNKTKDSVKTDRAGSPQAWQTLQRVILPSASQMDTVPLYMDMGTATGIQLPTAGDRDGKANKARTISSPTKEAHVEDFLSRHSTSVRSGERVSFGSYFNAFPASYWRRWTTVDKVRLQVRTQGAGSVIVYKSNARGSLQRVDTRRVEGTAESTFELSLAPFGDGGWYWFDLLAGTEPLIMLDAEWQGAAVESKPGSVTLQITTLNKTDFCLNNLRLLAESEEALAHVQEILIVDQGTQKLADAEGFDDVKRSLNGKLRIINQSNLGGSGGFARGMFEAVENGSDYALLMDDDVVVEPESIIRLLTFADRCKTPTLVGGHMFDLYNRTVLHTFGEVVNPYRFQPSLPSEDMILGHDFLSSNLRQTPWLHRRCDVDYNGWWMCLIPTQVIREIGLSLPLFIKWDDSEYGLRAKAAGYPTVSLPGSAVWHVSWIDKDDLVGWQAYFHARNRVVAALLHSPYEFGGRVIKESQYADVKHLVSMQYATAQGRQWALEDVLKGPDALPGLLSAKLPQIRDMMSAHSDAVFRPDPEDFPAPKMDKPPRRGHGPSQPGKLTLLPWAAKTVVRQLASPVKGTSAERPQTTIAHQDNRWWRMAQYDSAVVSNAEGTGASWYRRDPQRLRKMLAESAKLHSALLKEWPALSKKYKAAVSELTSMESWRKTFEQHTQNEIK from the coding sequence ATGAGCGTCCCTACCGACAACAAGACGAAGGACTCAGTGAAGACTGACCGGGCGGGAAGCCCGCAGGCGTGGCAGACGCTTCAGCGCGTGATCCTGCCCAGCGCGAGCCAGATGGATACGGTGCCCCTGTACATGGACATGGGCACCGCTACCGGTATCCAATTGCCTACTGCCGGGGACCGGGATGGGAAGGCGAACAAGGCCCGGACCATCAGCAGCCCCACCAAGGAAGCCCACGTGGAAGACTTCCTTTCACGCCACTCGACGTCGGTCCGCTCAGGCGAGCGGGTGTCCTTCGGTTCCTACTTCAATGCCTTCCCGGCCAGTTACTGGCGGCGGTGGACCACCGTGGACAAGGTCCGGTTGCAGGTCCGGACCCAGGGGGCCGGCTCCGTCATCGTGTACAAGTCGAATGCACGCGGGTCCCTGCAGCGGGTGGACACCCGGAGGGTTGAAGGCACGGCGGAAAGCACCTTTGAGCTTTCGCTCGCGCCCTTCGGTGATGGTGGATGGTACTGGTTCGACCTGCTCGCCGGTACAGAGCCGTTGATTATGCTCGACGCCGAGTGGCAGGGAGCGGCCGTCGAATCAAAGCCGGGGTCCGTCACGCTCCAGATCACCACGCTGAACAAGACGGACTTCTGCCTGAACAACCTGCGCCTCCTTGCAGAAAGCGAAGAAGCACTTGCCCACGTGCAGGAAATCCTGATTGTGGACCAGGGGACGCAGAAGCTTGCCGACGCAGAAGGCTTCGACGACGTTAAGCGGTCCCTGAACGGCAAGCTGCGCATCATCAACCAGTCCAACCTGGGTGGCTCGGGCGGGTTCGCCCGCGGCATGTTTGAAGCCGTGGAGAACGGCAGCGACTACGCCCTGTTGATGGACGATGACGTGGTTGTTGAACCGGAGAGCATCATTCGACTGCTGACTTTCGCGGATCGGTGCAAGACACCGACCCTTGTCGGCGGCCACATGTTCGACCTCTACAACCGCACCGTGCTGCATACCTTCGGCGAGGTGGTCAATCCTTACAGGTTCCAGCCGTCGCTCCCCAGCGAGGACATGATCCTGGGCCACGACTTCCTGTCGTCCAACCTTCGCCAGACCCCCTGGCTGCACCGGCGGTGCGACGTCGATTACAACGGCTGGTGGATGTGCCTCATCCCCACCCAGGTAATCCGTGAAATCGGACTGTCACTCCCACTGTTCATTAAGTGGGACGATTCCGAGTACGGGTTGCGGGCCAAGGCCGCCGGCTACCCGACAGTGTCCTTGCCCGGCTCGGCTGTTTGGCATGTTTCGTGGATCGACAAGGACGACCTTGTTGGCTGGCAGGCCTACTTCCACGCCCGCAACAGGGTGGTGGCCGCGCTCCTCCACAGCCCCTACGAGTTCGGCGGCAGGGTCATCAAGGAGTCGCAGTACGCCGACGTCAAGCACCTCGTTTCGATGCAGTACGCCACAGCGCAGGGCCGGCAGTGGGCGCTGGAGGATGTGCTGAAGGGTCCGGATGCCCTGCCAGGGCTGCTGTCCGCCAAGCTGCCGCAGATCCGCGACATGATGTCCGCGCACTCTGACGCCGTTTTCCGGCCAGACCCGGAGGACTTCCCTGCGCCAAAGATGGATAAGCCGCCCCGCCGTGGACACGGCCCCTCCCAGCCCGGGAAGCTGACGCTCCTTCCCTGGGCAGCAAAGACTGTCGTCCGGCAACTTGCGAGCCCCGTCAAGGGCACAAGCGCCGAGCGCCCGCAGACGACAATTGCGCACCAGGACAACCGGTGGTGGCGGATGGCACAGTATGACAGTGCCGTGGTGTCCAATGCCGAGGGCACAGGAGCTTCCTGGTACCGGCGGGATCCCCAACGGCTCCGGAAGATGCTGGCCGAAAGCGCCAAGCTCCACTCTGCCTTGCTGAAGGAGTGGCCTGCTCTCAGTAAGAAGTACAAAGCCGCCGTCTCCGAGCTGACCTCCATGGAGTCCTGGAGGAAGACGTTCGAGCAACACACGCAGAACGAGATCAAGTGA
- a CDS encoding ABC transporter permease: MSAIASGELTTPGLGGGLRDIRQSGFLLKLLVRKELKVRYRGSVLGLLWSYVKPGVQFIVFYVALGVFLGLERSARNPEGLANYAVYLFSGIVLINFFTEALGNAARSIVNNGNLIKKIYLPRELFPVASVWVSAVHFFPQLVVLVIGCVLAGWHPNLIQLLAAVAGFVIVALLATGLGLLFGAANVYFRDSENLVDMLLMVATWASPVMYAWSMVQNKLGAGWFAVYQANPITIGVELFHYAFWFPTTDGSVAMPPNLFSLWLFVGLGVALAILLLGQFTFRRLEGRFAQEL; this comes from the coding sequence GTGAGCGCAATCGCATCCGGGGAGTTGACCACTCCCGGGCTGGGCGGTGGGCTGCGCGACATCAGGCAGTCCGGGTTCCTGCTCAAGCTGCTGGTCCGCAAGGAACTCAAGGTGCGTTACCGGGGCTCTGTGCTGGGCCTTCTCTGGTCCTACGTGAAGCCCGGGGTGCAGTTCATTGTCTTCTATGTGGCCTTGGGGGTTTTCCTCGGCCTTGAGCGGAGCGCGCGGAACCCGGAAGGGCTTGCAAACTATGCGGTCTACCTGTTCTCCGGCATCGTCCTCATCAACTTCTTCACAGAGGCTCTGGGCAACGCCGCGCGGTCGATAGTCAATAACGGAAACCTCATCAAGAAGATCTATCTTCCGCGCGAGCTCTTCCCCGTTGCTTCGGTCTGGGTGTCGGCTGTGCACTTCTTCCCGCAGTTGGTGGTGCTGGTCATCGGGTGTGTCCTGGCCGGCTGGCATCCCAACCTCATTCAACTGCTGGCTGCGGTTGCGGGTTTCGTTATCGTGGCTTTGCTCGCCACCGGACTTGGTCTCCTGTTCGGGGCGGCCAACGTCTACTTCCGGGATTCGGAGAACCTGGTGGACATGCTCCTGATGGTTGCCACCTGGGCCTCCCCCGTGATGTATGCGTGGTCCATGGTCCAGAACAAGCTTGGTGCGGGGTGGTTCGCCGTCTACCAGGCAAACCCGATCACCATCGGGGTGGAACTTTTTCATTATGCGTTCTGGTTCCCCACAACGGACGGTTCCGTGGCCATGCCTCCGAATCTCTTCAGTCTTTGGTTGTTTGTTGGACTGGGCGTGGCGCTGGCCATCCTCCTCTTGGGCCAATTCACCTTTCGGCGCCTTGAGGGCCGTTTCGCGCAGGAGCTTTAA